One segment of Pyricularia oryzae 70-15 chromosome 3, whole genome shotgun sequence DNA contains the following:
- a CDS encoding heterochromatin protein one, with amino-acid sequence MPPAISDDDMSDGSNDLDVVPRRDKKAAHSDDEDDEDDFKEATNGAAVEEEEEEGDEGEEEEYVVEKILSHRIDESDGKLRFEVKWEGFEKKSDRTWEPLENLQGSADEILDEYLQEHGTVAELYESFSKATKTKKRGRPSAGATPGSTKKSRKNGDHPLDSEPPESRKAVAWKPPSGSWEDQIDTVDMTRNDKGELIVWLGWKNGEKSQHKAQQAYTRAPQKMLKFYESKINFTSS; translated from the exons ATGCCTCCAG CAATAAGTGACGACGACATGTCCGACGGCAGTAACGACCTTGACGTTGTGCCCAGGCGAGACAAGAAGGCCGCGCATTCCGatgacgaagacgacgaggatgacttTAAGGAAGCCACCAACGGCGCCGCAGtagaagaggaagaggaagagggGGATGAAGGAGAGGAAGAGGAATACGTGGTAGAGAAGATCTTGTCGCACAGGATTGACGAAAGCGAC GGTAAATTGCGGTTCGAGGTGAAGTGGGAGGGCTTCGAGAAGAAGTCCGACAGGACATGGGAGCCTTTGGAGAACCTGCAGGGCTCGGCCGATGAGATACTCGACGAATACCTGCAGGAGCACGGCACGGTTGCAGAGCTATACGAAAGCTTCAGCAAGGCCACAAAGACCAAGAAGCGTGGCCGACCATCGGCGGGCGCGACGCCGGGTTCGACCAAGAAGTCACGCAAGAACGGCGATCACCCCTTAGACTCGGAGCCGCCAGAGAGCCGGAAGGCTGTAGCATGGAAGCCACCGAGCGGTAGCTGGGAGGACCAGATCGATACGGTAGACATGACGCGGAATGATAAGGGAGAACTGATAGTGTGGCTTGGTTGGAAGAATGGCGAAAAGTCTCAACACAAGGCGCAACAGGCTTATACGCGCGCACCACAAAAG ATGCTCAAATTTTACGAATCCAAGATCAACTTTACAAGTTCATAG
- a CDS encoding lysyl-tRNA synthetase, protein MADSAASEPPTDQVANLILDEVTGEKVSKTELKRRQKARQKADEKAKKAAAAPPKPAAAKKAAKPDEQELNPNQYFEIRSREVNGMLENPSGPNPYPHKFLVDYDPSQFDKDFKHLKSGDVDKTREIRIAGRIFTKRSSGNKLIFYDIKTGSDTTTTGSKMQIMCQAQYVKEGGPTFEQQHEHLGRGDVIGIVGFPGRTAPKAKLERGEEGELSLFATEVVQLSPSLHLLPGERAGFTDGEKRFRMRYLDFMFNDKSREVLWQRSRIVKYIRDFFHDRRFIEVETPMMTSIAGGATALPFVTHHNEYDLDMFMRIAPELYLKMLVVGGYNKVFEIGKNFRNEGCDLTHNPEFTTIEAYAAYYDMYDVMDYTEELVSGLVKHLTGGYETKFTTQTGETYEVNWARPWKRVKIMPELERLTGKKFPPYSELHTDETNQFLRDLLKEKNIECTPPLTNARMLDKLIGEYLEETCINPTFLMEHPQLMSPLAKYHRTEKGISERFEGFVCKKEICNAYTELNNPFDQRLRFEEQARQKAQGDDEAQMIDENFLRSLEYGLPPTAGWGLGIDRLCMFLTNNATIREVLAFPFMRDEKSGPPVAAEVANVEPVPVEGIAHK, encoded by the exons ATGGCGGACTCTGCTGCCTCAGAGCCTCCCACCGATCAGGTGGCCAACCTCATCTTGGATGAGGTTACCGGCGAGAAG GTCTCCAAGACGGAGCTCAAGCGCCGGCAAAAGGCCCGCCAGAAGGCCGAtgagaaggccaagaaggccgcaGCTGCCCCTCCCAAGCCCGCCGCTGCGAAGAAGGCAGCCAAGCCCGACGAGCAGGAACTTAACCCCAACCAGTACTTTGAGATTCGAAGCCGTGAGGTCAATGGCATGCTCGAGAACCCCTCGGGCCCCAACCCGTACCCGCACAAGTTCCTGGTCGACTACGATCCTTCCCAGTTTGACAAGGACTTCAAGCACCTCAAGTCTGGCGACGTCGACAAGACCCGGGAAATCAGGATTGCCGGCCGCATCTTCACCAAGCGTAGCTCCGGAAACAAGCTGATCTTCTACGACATCAAGACTGGCTCCGACACGACGACGACCGGCTCCAAGATGCAGATCATGTGCCAGGCTCAGTACGTCAAGGAGGGTGGCCCGACATTCGAGCAGCAGCACGAGCACCTTGGCAGGGGAGATGTCATTGGTATCGTTGGATTCCCTGGCAGAACCGCGCCCAAGGCCAAGCTCGAGAGGGGCGAAGAGGGCGAGCTGTCTCTGTTTGCGACCGAGGTTGTTCAGCTGTCACCATCGCTGCACCTGCTTCCTGGTGAACGTGCCGGCTTCACGGACGGCGAGAAGAGGTTCCGCATGCGCTACCTCGACTTCATGTTCAACGACAAGTCTCGTGAGGTTCTGTGGCAGCGTAGCCGAATCGTCAAGTACATCCGCGACTTCTTCCACGACAGGCGGTTCATCGAGGTGGAGACTCCCATGATGACGTCCATCGCGGGTGGCGCAACAGCGCTTCCCTTCGTCACGCACCACAACGAGTATGATCTCGACATGTTTATGCGTATCGCGCCGGAGCTGTACCTCAAGATGCTTGTGGTGGGCGGTTACAACAAGGTCTTTGAGATCGGCAAGAACTTCCGCAATGAGGGCTGCGATTTGACTCACAACCCAGAGTTCACCACTATCGAGGCGTATGCGGCTTACTACGACATGTACGATGTAATGGACTACACCGAGGAGCTGGTCTCCGGACTGGTCAAGCACCTGACTGGCGGCTACGAGACCAAGTTCACCACACAGACGGGTGAGACGTACGAGGTCAACTGGGCAAGGCCATGGAAGCGCGTCAAGATCATGCCCGAGCTCGAGAGGCTCACGGGCAAGAAATTTCCTCCTTATAGCGAACTCCACACCGATGAGACCAACCAATTCCTCCGCGACCTGCTTAAGGAGAAGAACATTGAGTGCACGCCGCCATTGACAAACGCTCGCATGCTCGACAAGCTCATTGGCGAGTACCTGGAGGAGACTTGCATCAACCCGACTTTCCTGATGGAGCACCCGCAATTGATGTCCCCATTGGCCAAGTACCACCGTACCGAGAAGGGTATCTCTGAGCGTTTTGAGGGTTTCGTCTGCAAGAAGGAGATCTGCAACGCGTACACTGAG CTGAACAACCCATTCGACCAGAGGTTGCGCTTTGAAGAG CAAGCACGTCAAAAGGCACAGGGTGACGACGAGGCCCAGATGATTGACGAGAACTTCCTGAGGTCACTGGAGTATGGTCTGCCTCCAACTGCCGGATGGGGTCTGGGCATCGACCGGCTGTGCATGTTCTTGACCAACAACGCTACGATCAGAGAGGTTTTGGCGTTCCCATTCATGAGGGATGAGAAGAGTGGCCCGCCAGTGGCTGCCGAGGTAGCCAATGTTGAGCCGGTGCCAGTCGAGGGTATTG CCCACAAGTAA
- a CDS encoding zinc-regulated transporter 2, with amino-acid sequence MEGMKEPKPQCGGNKEKGEYDLPLHVAALFLVMAASIFGCGFPVVAKKVKWMKIPPKVFFACKHFGTGVLIATAFVHLLPTAFQSLNNPCLPDLFTENYPPMPGVIMMGSMFALFVVEMWINSKLGGHSHGGVMGYEEHDSHAHAHGPMVAAAPPPRPPRYNASSFEADDIEFEKRMAQQMYEQEAKINPFADPGARRQNPNEPPNVGDSEMPAWFVVFYEQYVRQRLEMMNMIRASERAQGQNTLAAPVGEKGPNNAVAVQDSPFIDEEGQQVDPAVYRKMSLNITMLEGGILFHSVFVGITISLTIDGFIILVIAILFHQMFEGLGLGSRIAAVPYPKNSIRPWLLIVAFGTTAPIGQAIGLAVRDSYDPDSAIGLITVGVFNAISSGLLIYAALVDLLAEDFLSEEAQKTLTKSLRIQAFSWVLLGAAGMSIVGAFA; translated from the exons ATGGAAGGCATGAAGGAGCCCAAGCCGCAATGCGGAGGAAATAAGGAAAAGGGCGAGTATGACTTGCCACTGCACGTAGCTGCCCTTT TCTTGGTTATGGCTGCTTCAATCTTTG GATGTGGTTTCCCCGTCGTCGCCAAGAAGGTCAAGTGGATGAAGATCCCACCCAAGGTCTTCTTCGCCTGCAAACACTTTGGAACTGGCGTGCTCATCGCAACAGCATTCGTCCAT CTCCTCCCAACTGCTTTCCAGAGCTTGAACAACCCATGCCTTCCCGACTTGTTCACGGAGAACTACCCGCCGATGCCTGGTGTTATCATGATGGGCTCCATGTTCGCCCTGTTTGTTGTTGAGATGTGGATCAACTCGAAATTGGGAGGCCACTCGCACGGTGGTGTAATGGGTTACGAAGAACACGACTCTCACGCCCACGCCCATGGCCCCATGGTCGCCGCAGCACCTCCCCCGCGACCTCCCCGATACAACGCATCCAGCTTCGAGGCAGACGACATTGAGTTTGAGAAGAGGATGGCGCAGCAAATGTATGAGCAGGAGGCCAAGATCAACCCCTTCGCCGACCCCGGTGCCCGCCGTCAGAACCCCAACGAGCCGCCGAATGTGGGTGACTCTGAGATGCCTGCGTGGTTCGTCGTCTTTTACGAGCAGTATGTCCGCCAGAGGTTGGAGATGATGAACATGATCCGGGCAAGCGAGCGTGCGCAGGGCCAGAACACTCTTGCTGCCCCTGTGGGGGAGAAGGGTCCCAACAACGCGGTTGCGGTTCAGGACTCTCCTTTCATTGACGAGGAGGGCCAGCAAGTCGACCCCGCCGTCTACCGCAAGATGTCGCTCAACATCACCATGTTGGAGGGTGGTATCCTGTTCCACTCCGTCTTCGTTGGTATCACCATCTCCCTCACCATCGACGGCTTCATTATCCTGGTCATTGCCATCCTGTTCCACCAGATGTTCGAGGGTCTGGGTCTTGGCTCCCGTATCGCTGCCGTCCCATACCCGAAGAACAGCATACGTCCTTGGCTCCTGATTGTCGCCTTCGGCACCACTGCCCCCATCGGCCAGGCCATTGGTCTCGCTGTCCGTGATTCGTATGACCCTGACAGCGCGATCGGTCTGATCACAGTGGGTGTTTTCAACGCCAT CTCATCCGGTTTGCTCATTTACGCCGCCCTCGTCGATCTGCTTGCAGAGGACTTCCTGTCGGAAGAGGCCCAGAAGACCCTGACCAAGAGCTTGAGGATCCAGGCCTTCAGCTGGGTTCTACTTGGAG CTGCTGGCATGTCAATCGTCGGTGCCTTTGCTTAA